In Myxococcus stipitatus, the following are encoded in one genomic region:
- a CDS encoding alpha/beta hydrolase, with amino-acid sequence MNRAGKWVVGLGLAGAAALALGVRKDRPAGEIESRRARTPSKFIDVNGLRTHYRDQGNGPTLVLLHGSNASLHTWEGWTDVLAREYRVITMDLPGQGLTGPDARNRYTPLDEVAWLDGFVRALGLEHFTLGGNSMGGGLAWRYTVLHPERVDRLILVDAFGLRREEKIPFSLRLYETPVLNQVVRWVTPRFMVKRTVQGTYGDPSRVTEAQVDLYEDMLLREGNREATRQRFAQKDADPSLEPRLSEIKVPTLILWGNRDEWILPKYAQRFHARIPQSRLEMLDGLGHVPMEEAPARTVAVVRDFLQRTEAGVGTHPSSRPQPHAPV; translated from the coding sequence ATGAATCGCGCGGGGAAGTGGGTGGTGGGGTTGGGTCTGGCGGGGGCCGCGGCCCTCGCCCTGGGCGTCCGCAAGGACAGACCCGCGGGTGAAATCGAGTCACGGCGAGCTCGCACTCCGTCGAAGTTCATCGACGTCAACGGCCTGCGGACCCACTACCGGGACCAGGGCAACGGCCCCACCCTGGTACTCCTCCACGGCTCCAACGCGTCGCTGCACACGTGGGAGGGCTGGACGGACGTCCTCGCGCGCGAGTACCGGGTCATCACCATGGACCTGCCGGGCCAGGGCCTCACGGGTCCCGACGCGCGGAATCGCTACACCCCTCTGGACGAGGTCGCCTGGCTGGACGGCTTCGTCCGGGCGTTGGGGCTCGAGCACTTCACGCTCGGAGGCAACTCCATGGGGGGCGGCCTTGCCTGGCGATACACCGTGCTGCATCCCGAGCGGGTGGACCGGCTCATCCTCGTGGATGCCTTTGGCCTGCGGCGCGAGGAGAAGATTCCCTTCTCCCTCCGCCTCTACGAGACCCCGGTGCTCAACCAGGTGGTCCGCTGGGTCACCCCGCGCTTCATGGTGAAGCGCACCGTCCAGGGAACCTACGGCGACCCGTCGCGCGTGACGGAGGCGCAGGTGGACCTCTACGAGGACATGCTCCTGCGCGAGGGAAACCGGGAGGCCACCCGACAACGCTTCGCCCAGAAGGACGCGGACCCGTCCCTGGAGCCTCGTCTGTCTGAAATCAAGGTGCCCACACTCATCCTCTGGGGGAACCGCGACGAGTGGATCCTCCCCAAGTATGCCCAGCGGTTCCACGCGCGCATTCCCCAGTCCCGCCTGGAGATGCTCGACGGGCTGGGACATGTGCCCATGGAGGAAGCTCCCGCCAGGACGGTGGCCGTGGTGCGGGATTTCCTCCAGCGCACCGAGGCTGGCGTGGGAACCCATCCGTCATCTCGGCCCCAGCCCCACGCCCCCGTGTAG
- a CDS encoding nitronate monooxygenase: MQTRFTDRFQLKYPIACAPMAMVSGGILAGAVSRAGGLGLIGGGYGNAEWIAQEHALAGDTPVGGGLITWMVDKQPDILDAALSNKPWVFMLSFGDPRPYARKIKDSCSALFCQVQRLSQLDLALEAGADVIVAQSSEAGGHGMNNRATLTLVPEVADILAARAPNTLLLAAGGIADGRGLAAALTLGADGVLVGSRLWASRESLAHQASKALAVRLTGDDTDRSIVFDILRELSWPEGYSFRALKNTMTERWSGREDQLLQVVEEERAKYLAAVAAGDFSIAHSTAGQAIGMIHDIPTAAEILERMDKQAADVLLRLGRRT; the protein is encoded by the coding sequence ATGCAGACCCGCTTCACGGATCGCTTCCAGTTGAAGTACCCCATCGCCTGTGCCCCCATGGCGATGGTCTCCGGTGGCATCCTCGCCGGCGCCGTCAGCCGCGCGGGGGGCCTGGGACTCATTGGCGGGGGCTACGGCAACGCCGAGTGGATTGCCCAGGAACACGCGCTCGCGGGAGACACCCCCGTGGGTGGGGGCCTCATCACCTGGATGGTCGACAAACAGCCCGACATCCTCGACGCCGCCCTGTCCAACAAACCGTGGGTCTTCATGTTGTCCTTTGGAGACCCCCGCCCCTATGCCCGGAAGATCAAGGACTCGTGTTCGGCCTTGTTCTGCCAGGTCCAACGCCTCTCTCAATTGGACCTCGCGCTGGAGGCGGGAGCGGACGTCATCGTGGCGCAAAGCAGCGAGGCGGGCGGCCACGGGATGAACAACCGGGCGACCCTCACCCTGGTCCCCGAGGTCGCCGACATCCTCGCCGCACGCGCCCCCAACACCCTCTTGCTCGCGGCCGGAGGCATCGCCGACGGGCGAGGGCTCGCGGCGGCGCTCACGCTGGGCGCGGATGGTGTCTTGGTGGGCTCCCGGCTCTGGGCCAGCCGCGAATCCCTGGCACATCAAGCCTCCAAGGCCTTGGCGGTCCGACTGACCGGAGACGACACCGACCGCTCCATCGTCTTCGACATCCTGCGCGAGCTGTCCTGGCCAGAGGGCTACAGCTTCCGCGCCCTCAAGAACACGATGACGGAACGCTGGTCCGGCCGGGAGGACCAGCTGCTCCAGGTCGTCGAGGAAGAGCGCGCGAAGTATCTGGCCGCCGTGGCCGCCGGAGACTTCAGCATCGCCCACAGTACCGCCGGACAAGCCATCGGCATGATTCACGATATCCCCACCGCCGCGGAGATTCTCGAGCGCATGGACAAGCAAGCAGCCGACGTGCTTCTGCGTCTGGGCAGACGTACCTAG
- a CDS encoding TlpA disulfide reductase family protein, giving the protein MQGGGSGVLGKARAAWANARQRWWVRWGLDLGFLALVFVAVATWQTRHLPGSGVPAPRFTLPTLTGEQVSLESLRGKPVVLAFWAPWCGVCGAESSNISQLRRIAGDSAHVISVALAYDDEAAVQRFAQEHAVDYPVLLGDDSVQQAWRVNMFPTVFFISPDGTIERSVVGYTTLAGLSWRWML; this is encoded by the coding sequence ATGCAAGGTGGTGGGTCCGGAGTGCTGGGTAAGGCGCGGGCGGCGTGGGCGAATGCACGTCAGCGGTGGTGGGTACGGTGGGGCCTGGACCTGGGCTTCCTGGCGCTCGTCTTCGTGGCGGTGGCGACCTGGCAGACGCGGCACCTGCCGGGCTCCGGTGTCCCCGCGCCCCGCTTCACGCTGCCCACCCTCACCGGTGAGCAGGTCTCGCTCGAGTCGCTGCGAGGCAAACCCGTGGTGCTCGCCTTCTGGGCACCCTGGTGCGGCGTGTGCGGCGCGGAGTCCTCCAACATCTCGCAGCTGCGCCGCATCGCGGGAGACTCCGCGCACGTCATCTCCGTGGCGCTGGCCTACGACGACGAAGCCGCCGTCCAGCGCTTCGCCCAGGAGCACGCGGTGGACTATCCCGTGCTGCTCGGAGACGACTCCGTCCAGCAAGCATGGCGCGTGAACATGTTCCCCACCGTGTTCTTCATCTCGCCAGACGGAACCATCGAGCGCTCCGTCGTGGGATACACCACGCTCGCCGGGCTGTCCTGGCGGTGGATGCTCTAG
- a CDS encoding HPF/RaiA family ribosome-associated protein yields MRIEIRARHITLTDTLRTHVERRARFAMGRLSDRVRDVTVRLEDINGPRGGVDKVAKVTVRLEHGKQLTAEAADASFATAVDRALERAGHALGKVLGRTHRQDGESVRTAPWAFEEQPSPT; encoded by the coding sequence ATGCGAATCGAAATCCGAGCCCGTCACATCACCCTCACTGACACCCTGCGCACCCACGTCGAGCGCCGCGCGCGCTTCGCCATGGGACGACTGTCGGACCGGGTCAGGGATGTGACGGTGCGCTTGGAGGACATCAACGGCCCACGCGGAGGCGTGGACAAGGTGGCGAAGGTGACCGTCAGGCTTGAGCACGGCAAGCAGCTCACGGCGGAAGCGGCGGACGCCAGCTTCGCCACCGCCGTGGACCGGGCCCTGGAACGCGCGGGGCATGCGCTGGGCAAGGTCCTGGGCCGCACCCACCGGCAAGACGGTGAGAGCGTGAGGACCGCGCCCTGGGCGTTCGAGGAGCAGCCCAGCCCCACGTAG
- a CDS encoding RNA polymerase sigma factor, which translates to MNVRLDSDLDALMVRLADGDRGAFTRVFELLWEPIQTLCRSLLKNEADAADAGQDAMHKILERASDFDRSRPAMPWALAIAGWECRTVARRRERRREEAPDSMPSQAGPHAEEVFLQRDLTAAAMAALGELSDVDREVLVATFWDEAASVSGATLRKRRERALDRLRKTFRRLYGLD; encoded by the coding sequence ATGAACGTGCGACTGGACTCGGACCTGGATGCGCTCATGGTGCGGCTCGCCGATGGCGACCGTGGTGCGTTCACTCGTGTCTTCGAGCTGCTTTGGGAGCCCATCCAGACGCTGTGCCGCAGTCTGCTCAAGAACGAGGCTGACGCCGCCGACGCGGGGCAGGACGCCATGCACAAGATTCTCGAGCGGGCCTCGGATTTCGACAGGAGCCGTCCGGCGATGCCCTGGGCGCTCGCCATCGCGGGGTGGGAGTGCCGGACGGTGGCGCGCCGCCGCGAGCGCAGGCGCGAGGAGGCCCCGGATTCCATGCCGAGCCAGGCGGGACCTCATGCGGAGGAGGTGTTCCTTCAGCGGGACCTGACGGCCGCCGCGATGGCCGCCCTCGGTGAGCTGTCGGACGTGGACCGAGAGGTGCTCGTCGCCACGTTCTGGGATGAAGCCGCGTCGGTCTCTGGCGCCACGCTCCGCAAGCGGCGGGAGCGCGCGCTCGACAGGCTTCGCAAGACATTCAGGAGGCTCTATGGGCTCGACTGA
- a CDS encoding TolC family protein translates to MWFALFSRGAGALPGFGAALVILLQPALASSQTLTLRDSLDTALRNYSAIRAKEFRRDAARHDVSHTKQAYLPDVVLSAQQVYGTVNAMHGPLYSPGGPANASTSAPPLAEQNWNASFGALYSVLVHWNVSTFGRLDRQIELSSRTEELRRRELELEKFKHGVRVTHAYLNLSTAQRIHHIQKENVARLQVVLETVESHTGSGLSPGVDASFARAELANARALRIKAQDAELMASKELAVLLGVPFREFQLEPTFFESTPAATGPVDVTSGHPVLAVHEGQVLQGEQEAKVASAEGRPTLSAFGLLQGRGSGFRNDYGQNPAAFSRSYGDGVGIDRGNYVAGLGLSWNLSALVRSFSSEAAREGRARALHQEQVLATEELVAQARFAEHKFNLATEVSTEARVQKTAAADGFQQSKARYDSGLGTIVELTQATFAVTRAEVDLELAQNGIWQALLLKSAAAGDLNSFLQQVPGATKQ, encoded by the coding sequence ATGTGGTTCGCATTGTTCTCGCGAGGTGCTGGCGCCCTTCCGGGCTTCGGCGCCGCGCTGGTCATCCTCCTCCAGCCCGCCTTGGCCTCATCGCAAACACTCACCTTGCGTGACTCCTTGGACACCGCGCTTCGGAATTATTCGGCGATTCGCGCGAAGGAGTTCCGCCGCGATGCGGCTCGGCACGACGTATCCCATACGAAGCAGGCCTATCTGCCGGACGTGGTGCTGTCCGCGCAGCAGGTGTACGGCACGGTGAATGCCATGCACGGCCCGCTCTATTCACCGGGTGGGCCCGCCAATGCCTCGACCAGCGCGCCCCCTCTGGCGGAGCAGAACTGGAACGCGTCGTTCGGAGCCCTGTACTCGGTGCTCGTCCACTGGAATGTCTCGACGTTCGGGCGGCTGGACCGTCAGATTGAGCTGTCGTCGAGGACGGAGGAGCTGCGGCGGCGCGAGCTCGAACTCGAGAAGTTCAAACACGGCGTCCGCGTCACCCACGCGTACCTCAACCTCTCGACGGCCCAGCGCATCCACCACATCCAGAAGGAGAACGTCGCGCGCCTCCAGGTCGTGCTGGAGACGGTCGAGAGCCATACTGGCAGCGGGTTGTCTCCCGGCGTGGACGCCTCCTTCGCGCGCGCGGAGCTCGCCAATGCCAGGGCGCTGCGGATCAAGGCCCAGGACGCCGAGCTCATGGCCTCGAAGGAACTCGCGGTGTTGCTCGGTGTTCCGTTCCGCGAGTTCCAACTGGAGCCGACCTTCTTTGAATCCACCCCCGCGGCGACCGGGCCGGTGGACGTCACGTCGGGCCATCCGGTCCTCGCGGTGCACGAGGGGCAGGTCCTCCAAGGTGAACAGGAGGCGAAGGTCGCCTCGGCCGAGGGGCGGCCCACGCTCTCCGCCTTTGGCCTCTTGCAGGGACGTGGCTCGGGTTTCCGCAACGACTACGGCCAGAACCCGGCGGCGTTCTCTCGCTCGTACGGGGACGGCGTCGGTATCGACCGGGGCAACTACGTGGCGGGGTTGGGGCTGAGCTGGAACCTCTCCGCGCTGGTGCGCAGCTTCTCCAGCGAGGCCGCGCGGGAAGGCCGCGCTCGCGCGCTTCATCAGGAACAGGTGCTGGCGACCGAGGAGCTGGTGGCCCAGGCGCGCTTCGCCGAACACAAGTTCAACCTTGCGACCGAGGTCTCGACCGAGGCCCGCGTGCAGAAGACCGCCGCCGCCGACGGCTTCCAACAAAGCAAGGCCCGTTACGACAGCGGACTGGGAACCATCGTCGAGCTCACACAGGCCACCTTCGCCGTGACTCGCGCGGAGGTCGACCTGGAGCTGGCCCAGAACGGCATCTGGCAAGCCTTGCTGCTGAAGTCCGCGGCGGCGGGTGACCTCAATTCCTTCCTTCAGCAGGTCCCTGGAGCAACGAAGCAATGA
- a CDS encoding efflux RND transporter permease subunit, which translates to MSILKVSLRRPITVLVLVVAMLFFGVRAAQDIKVDVLPEMNLPVVYIAHTFNGYTPAQMEGYFTKMYVNMMLFTNGIKNIETKNSQGLTLMKISFYEGTDMGQAVAEINSLSNRSQVFLPPGAPPPFIIRFDASSQPVGQLVFRSETKTNNQLQDIANFTARPFLISIPGLTTAPPFGGSPRTIEINIEPEKLRVHNLTPEQVVEAIARQNVTAPSGNVHIGDTTYITPTNSTIRAVEDFGNIPLLKGSVANVYVRDIATVKDGADIATGYALVNGKRSVYLNVAKSGNASTVHVVQKLKESIPRIQSNLPDDVHISYEFDQSVYVVGALKGLITEGILGAVLTGLMVLLFLRDMRSALIVIVTIPIAIISGVLFLKLFGQSINIMTLAGLALAVGILVDESTVTIENIHQHLHRGKTVAVAVWDACREIAFSKLLILLCILSVFAPALTMGGIPGALFRPLALAIGCSMVISFLLSQSLVPVMANWMLKKHGAHPGEEAAVPPVGRVRRGVEWLMPWRRIFVSVGIGALAVLAVVSLQRIGKDVLPRVDSSQLQLRLRAAEGSRIEKTEQVVHQAMAVVEEVVGVDKVRISSAYVGQHPSSFAISPIYLYNAGPHEALLQVAFEGEVGDTDALKDRLRARMREVMPAVQVAFEPVEITERILGQGSLYPIEVRFSGMKKKVNEKYAGMLLERLRGIEYLRDQQVQQSLRYPVLNVEVDRIRAAQLGVDMQDVTRSLTASTSSSRYTSKNMWVEGMMGIAYDVQVQTPAGELDSEQDLAQVPLLKNANRPVLGDVATITPGTAHGETHNLGTMAFASVTANVHGKDLAQARRDVQAAIASLGELPKGVNVQLAGLSVVLDDTMSSLANGLVVAIVVVFLLLAASFQSFRLATVVLTAVPAVVLGALGALLLTGSTLNLQSYMGIIMAVGVSISNGVLMVASAEQRRKAGAGALQAALDGVSLRVRPILMTTLAMLAGMLPMAVGHGEGGDQMAPLARAVLGGLSASTLVVLFVLPLAFAWAQDTVPTTSKSLDPSDVESEHHAMGAV; encoded by the coding sequence ATGAGCATCCTGAAGGTATCGTTGCGCCGGCCCATCACGGTGCTGGTGCTGGTCGTCGCCATGCTCTTCTTTGGCGTGCGCGCGGCCCAAGACATCAAGGTCGACGTCCTGCCGGAGATGAACCTCCCCGTCGTCTACATCGCGCATACCTTCAATGGCTATACGCCCGCGCAGATGGAGGGGTACTTCACCAAGATGTACGTGAACATGATGTTGTTCACGAACGGCATCAAGAACATCGAGACGAAGAACTCACAGGGCCTGACCCTGATGAAGATTTCGTTCTACGAAGGCACCGACATGGGGCAGGCGGTGGCGGAGATCAACTCGCTCTCGAACCGCTCGCAGGTGTTCCTGCCGCCCGGAGCGCCTCCGCCCTTCATCATCCGCTTCGATGCCTCGTCTCAGCCCGTGGGGCAGCTGGTGTTCCGCAGCGAGACGAAGACCAACAACCAGCTCCAGGACATCGCCAACTTCACCGCGCGACCGTTCCTCATCTCCATCCCGGGCCTCACCACCGCGCCTCCGTTCGGCGGCAGTCCGCGCACGATTGAAATCAACATCGAGCCCGAGAAGCTGCGGGTCCACAACCTCACGCCCGAGCAGGTCGTCGAGGCCATCGCCCGGCAGAACGTGACGGCTCCCTCAGGAAACGTCCACATCGGGGACACGACCTACATCACCCCGACGAACAGCACGATTCGCGCGGTGGAGGACTTCGGAAACATCCCGCTCCTCAAGGGCTCGGTGGCCAATGTCTATGTTCGAGACATCGCCACCGTGAAGGACGGAGCGGACATCGCCACCGGCTATGCCCTGGTGAATGGCAAGCGCTCCGTCTACCTCAACGTCGCCAAGTCAGGGAACGCCTCGACGGTGCACGTGGTGCAGAAGCTCAAGGAGTCCATCCCTCGCATCCAGTCGAACCTTCCCGACGACGTCCACATCTCCTACGAGTTCGACCAGTCTGTCTACGTCGTGGGCGCGCTGAAGGGGTTGATCACCGAGGGAATCCTCGGCGCGGTGCTGACGGGGTTGATGGTCCTCCTGTTCCTGCGCGACATGCGCTCGGCGCTCATCGTCATCGTCACCATTCCCATCGCCATCATCTCAGGCGTGCTGTTCCTCAAGCTGTTCGGTCAGAGCATCAACATCATGACGCTGGCGGGCCTGGCGCTCGCGGTGGGCATCCTCGTGGACGAGAGCACGGTGACCATCGAGAACATCCACCAGCACCTGCACCGAGGAAAGACTGTGGCGGTGGCGGTGTGGGACGCGTGCCGCGAGATTGCCTTCTCGAAGCTGCTCATCCTGCTGTGCATCCTGTCCGTCTTCGCGCCCGCGCTCACCATGGGCGGCATCCCCGGCGCGTTGTTCCGTCCGCTCGCCCTGGCCATCGGGTGCTCGATGGTCATCTCCTTCCTGCTCTCCCAATCGCTCGTGCCGGTGATGGCCAACTGGATGCTCAAGAAGCACGGCGCTCATCCTGGGGAGGAGGCCGCCGTTCCACCCGTGGGACGCGTGCGCCGCGGAGTCGAGTGGCTGATGCCCTGGCGGCGGATATTTGTTTCAGTCGGTATCGGCGCGCTCGCGGTCCTGGCGGTGGTGTCGCTCCAACGCATCGGCAAGGACGTGTTGCCCCGCGTGGACTCCAGCCAGCTCCAGCTCCGGCTTCGCGCGGCCGAAGGCTCACGGATTGAGAAAACAGAGCAGGTGGTTCATCAAGCCATGGCGGTGGTCGAGGAGGTGGTGGGCGTCGACAAGGTCCGAATCTCCTCTGCGTACGTGGGACAACACCCGTCGTCGTTCGCCATCAGCCCCATCTACCTCTACAACGCGGGGCCTCATGAAGCGCTGTTGCAAGTCGCCTTCGAAGGCGAGGTCGGCGACACCGATGCGCTGAAGGACCGGCTCCGCGCGCGGATGCGCGAGGTGATGCCGGCGGTCCAGGTCGCGTTCGAGCCCGTGGAAATCACCGAGAGAATCCTGGGGCAAGGCTCGCTGTATCCCATTGAGGTCCGGTTCTCCGGGATGAAGAAGAAGGTGAACGAGAAATACGCGGGGATGTTGCTCGAGCGGCTGCGAGGCATTGAGTACCTGCGCGACCAACAGGTGCAGCAGTCCCTGCGATACCCCGTGTTGAACGTGGAGGTGGACCGCATCCGCGCCGCGCAGTTGGGGGTGGACATGCAGGACGTCACCCGCTCGCTGACCGCGTCCACGTCGTCCTCGCGATACACGTCCAAGAACATGTGGGTCGAAGGGATGATGGGCATCGCCTACGACGTGCAGGTCCAGACGCCCGCGGGTGAGTTGGACAGCGAGCAGGACCTGGCGCAGGTGCCGCTCTTGAAGAACGCGAACCGCCCCGTCCTGGGCGACGTCGCGACCATCACCCCGGGCACCGCCCACGGCGAGACACACAACCTGGGGACGATGGCCTTCGCTTCGGTCACCGCGAACGTCCACGGCAAGGACCTGGCTCAGGCCCGGCGCGATGTCCAGGCCGCGATTGCCTCGCTCGGTGAGCTCCCCAAGGGCGTCAACGTGCAGCTCGCGGGGCTCTCCGTGGTGCTCGACGACACGATGAGCAGCCTGGCGAACGGACTGGTGGTCGCCATCGTCGTGGTCTTCCTGCTCCTGGCGGCCAGCTTCCAGTCCTTCCGGTTGGCCACGGTGGTCCTCACGGCCGTGCCCGCCGTGGTGCTGGGGGCGCTCGGCGCGCTGCTGCTCACCGGCTCCACGCTCAACCTCCAGTCCTACATGGGCATCATCATGGCTGTCGGTGTCTCCATCTCCAATGGCGTATTGATGGTGGCCAGCGCGGAGCAGCGCCGCAAGGCCGGAGCAGGAGCCCTCCAGGCGGCGCTCGACGGTGTGTCGCTGCGTGTCCGCCCCATCCTGATGACGACGCTGGCGATGCTCGCCGGAATGCTGCCCATGGCCGTGGGGCACGGCGAGGGTGGTGACCAGATGGCGCCGCTGGCGCGCGCGGTGCTCGGAGGGCTGAGCGCCTCCACGCTGGTCGTCTTGTTCGTCCTGCCGCTCGCGTTCGCCTGGGCGCAGGACACCGTCCCCACGACTTCCAAGTCTCTTGATCCTTCCGATGTGGAGAGTGAACACCATGCGATGGGAGCTGTCTGA
- a CDS encoding efflux RND transporter periplasmic adaptor subunit: MRARAKRWSVLLAAGGLVSVSACRTAETPAKAAETARPVARTATETFRVEPSRLESNLRLPAELMADQTVDVYAKVNSYVKNLRVDIGSVVRKGDLLVTLEAPEIEAQLASAKARQAAMEALHVASKANYERTVKTSQTEGAVARDAIDQARAKEQADAAQVVAAKATHDELAAMKGYLVLRAPFDGVVTERNVELGTYVGPSGRGSNKPMVVVKALQKMRLTVSIPEAYSPYLRLGDTVSFSVRSLPGRVFTASLTRRAGALDAALRSERVEADVDNADGALLPMMVADARLTLSSPGPTVVLPRTAVVESGMGTYVLRVRDGAARRIPVTRGLRVGEQVEVFGALEAGDVLVLKATEEMKEGMRVAEG, translated from the coding sequence ATGCGTGCGCGAGCAAAGCGCTGGTCTGTCTTGTTGGCCGCCGGTGGGCTGGTGAGCGTGAGCGCCTGCCGGACCGCCGAGACGCCCGCGAAGGCCGCTGAGACCGCTCGGCCCGTCGCGCGGACCGCCACCGAGACCTTCCGGGTCGAGCCCTCCCGCCTGGAGTCGAACCTGCGGCTGCCGGCCGAGCTGATGGCGGACCAGACGGTGGACGTCTACGCGAAGGTGAACAGCTACGTGAAGAACCTCCGCGTCGACATCGGCTCCGTCGTCCGCAAGGGCGACCTGCTGGTGACGCTCGAGGCCCCTGAAATCGAGGCGCAGCTCGCCTCGGCCAAGGCGCGCCAGGCCGCGATGGAGGCGCTGCACGTCGCGTCGAAGGCGAACTACGAGCGCACGGTGAAGACCAGTCAGACGGAGGGCGCCGTCGCCCGGGACGCCATCGACCAGGCTCGGGCCAAGGAGCAGGCGGACGCCGCGCAGGTGGTCGCCGCCAAGGCCACCCACGACGAGCTCGCGGCGATGAAGGGTTACCTGGTCCTGCGCGCGCCGTTCGACGGCGTGGTGACGGAGCGCAACGTGGAGCTGGGGACCTACGTGGGGCCCTCGGGCCGAGGCTCGAACAAGCCGATGGTGGTCGTGAAGGCGCTCCAGAAGATGCGGCTCACCGTGTCGATTCCAGAGGCCTACAGCCCGTACCTCCGGCTGGGTGACACGGTGTCGTTCTCCGTGCGCTCACTGCCTGGGCGCGTCTTCACCGCGAGCCTCACGCGAAGGGCGGGGGCCTTGGACGCGGCGCTGCGCTCGGAGCGCGTCGAGGCGGACGTCGACAACGCGGACGGGGCGCTGCTGCCCATGATGGTCGCGGACGCGCGGCTGACACTCTCCTCGCCAGGGCCCACCGTGGTGCTGCCTCGCACGGCCGTGGTGGAGAGTGGAATGGGCACCTATGTCCTGCGAGTCCGGGACGGCGCCGCCCGGCGCATCCCCGTGACGCGCGGCCTGCGCGTGGGAGAGCAGGTCGAGGTCTTCGGCGCGCTGGAGGCGGGGGACGTGCTCGTGTTGAAGGCGACGGAGGAGATGAAGGAGGGGATGCGCGTCGCGGAGGGATGA
- a CDS encoding hemolysin family protein — MLVLANGVFAGAELAVISLRRTRLKELVEQGSGSAKAVEALRADPERFLATVQIGITVIGATAAAFGGASIANRLAPLLTGLGLPEQTADEVALAGVVVIVSYLSLVLGELVPKSLALRAGERYALLIGPPLRGLSWLMRPVVWFLTASSNVVLRLFGDRTNFSESRLSAEELQALVEEAAKQGSLDPRAGEIAARAFEMGELTVGELMVTREHIIALRRHASADEIRRTLLEHGHSRMPVFEGTMDNIVGYVIAKDLLGVAWEGHLIVLEDVTRPAFFLVETMRAMDALKELQRRRMQLAIVVDERGGVVGLLTVEDLVEEMVGDILSESETPEELVTRESPVAAVVQGSAAIRDINRELGLDLDENQDYSTVAGLSIALAGGAIPEPGTKLQTKNGLELEVLEATPRRVRTVRIHLPAPKPESA, encoded by the coding sequence TTGCTTGTCCTCGCCAACGGTGTGTTCGCCGGGGCGGAGCTCGCGGTCATCTCCTTGCGCCGCACGCGGCTGAAGGAGCTGGTGGAACAGGGAAGCGGCTCCGCGAAGGCGGTGGAGGCCCTGCGCGCGGACCCGGAGCGGTTTCTCGCGACGGTGCAGATTGGCATCACCGTCATCGGCGCGACGGCCGCGGCCTTCGGTGGCGCGAGCATCGCCAACCGACTGGCGCCCCTGCTGACAGGCCTGGGGCTGCCCGAGCAGACGGCGGACGAGGTGGCCCTGGCCGGCGTCGTCGTCATCGTGTCCTACCTGTCGCTGGTGCTGGGAGAGCTGGTGCCCAAGTCGCTCGCGCTGCGGGCTGGGGAGCGCTACGCGCTGCTCATCGGCCCTCCGCTGCGGGGGCTGTCGTGGCTGATGCGGCCGGTGGTGTGGTTCCTCACGGCGAGCTCCAACGTGGTGCTGCGGCTCTTCGGAGACCGGACGAACTTCAGCGAGAGCCGGCTGTCGGCGGAGGAGCTGCAAGCGCTGGTGGAGGAGGCCGCGAAGCAGGGCTCGTTGGACCCTCGGGCCGGGGAGATTGCGGCGCGGGCCTTCGAGATGGGCGAGCTCACGGTGGGCGAGCTGATGGTGACGCGCGAGCACATCATCGCGCTGCGCCGGCACGCGAGCGCGGACGAGATTCGCCGGACGTTGCTGGAGCACGGGCACTCGCGGATGCCGGTGTTCGAGGGGACGATGGACAACATCGTCGGCTACGTCATCGCCAAGGATTTGCTCGGCGTGGCCTGGGAGGGGCACCTCATCGTCCTGGAGGACGTGACGCGGCCGGCCTTCTTCCTCGTCGAGACGATGCGGGCCATGGACGCGCTGAAGGAGCTCCAGCGGCGGCGCATGCAACTGGCCATCGTCGTGGACGAGCGCGGCGGCGTGGTGGGCCTCTTGACGGTGGAGGACCTGGTCGAGGAGATGGTGGGCGACATCCTCAGCGAGTCGGAGACGCCCGAGGAGCTGGTGACGCGGGAGAGCCCGGTGGCGGCGGTGGTGCAAGGCAGCGCGGCCATCCGCGACATCAACCGCGAGCTGGGGTTGGACCTGGATGAGAACCAGGACTACTCGACGGTGGCGGGGCTGAGCATCGCGCTGGCGGGAGGCGCGATTCCGGAGCCGGGCACGAAGCTCCAGACCAAGAATGGCCTGGAGCTCGAGGTGCTGGAGGCGACTCCCCGGCGCGTGCGAACGGTGCGCATCCACCTGCCCGCGCCCAAGCCGGAGAGCGCGTAG